Proteins found in one Ptychodera flava strain L36383 chromosome 16, AS_Pfla_20210202, whole genome shotgun sequence genomic segment:
- the LOC139114582 gene encoding DNA polymerase epsilon subunit 3-like: MAERPEDLNLPNSVVARIVKEAVPDGVNVSKEARSAISRAASVFVLYATACANNFALKGKRKTLTGADVLSALEEMEFGYFVEPLKESLETFKKDQKDKKEATEKKKKVKADTQKSQTGNDKGEDESDNDKEDADESKDDDEEEEMDDVVVIKDDD, translated from the exons ATGGCGGAGAGACCTGAAGATTTGAATTTACCCAATTCTGTGGTAGCAAGGATTGTGAAAGAAGCT gtTCCAGATGGCGTTAACGTTTCAAAGGAAGCTCGCAGTGCCATATCACGAGCAGCCAGTGTCTTTGTCCTCTATGCTACTGCATG TGCCAATAACTTTGCATTGAAAGGAAAGCGGAAGACACTGACAGGAGCTGATGTATTATCAGCTTTAGAGGAGATGGAATTTGGATATTTTGTAGAACCATTGAAAGAAAGTCTAGAAA CTTTCAAGAAAGATCAGAAAGACAAGAAGGAGGCCAccgaaaagaagaagaaagtcaAGGCAGATACGCAGAAGTCTCAGACAGGAAATGACAAAGGTGAAGATGAAAGTGACAATGACAAAGAGGATGCTGATGAAAGCAAAGATGACGACGAAGAGGAAGAAATGGATGATGTGGTGGTCATCAAAGATGATGATTAA